In a single window of the Anguilla rostrata isolate EN2019 chromosome 6, ASM1855537v3, whole genome shotgun sequence genome:
- the pls1 gene encoding plastin-1 produces MENNTTQISREDLEDLREAFNKIDIDNSGYVSDFELQELFREASFSLPGFKVREIVEKFIAGDTNKDERISFEEFVSIYQELKSKEVRESFRKSITRRDGIRSFGGTSGISSEGTQHSYSDEEKVAFVNWINKALADDPDCKHLVPMDPENESLFKSVRDGILLCKMINLSQPDTIDERVINTKKLTTFTMTENLVLALNSASAIGCTVINIDAQDLKDGKPHLVLGLLWQIIKIGLFADIEISRNEALIALLEEGEELDHLLSRSPEELLLRWVNYHLDQAGWQPISNFSDDIKDSKAYFHLLDQISPKGECADEMRILIDMSGIHEQDDEQRAELMLRQAARLDCRQFVTPQDVVAGNHKLNIAFVANLFNMYPALNKPKDNGIDPSLLEGESREERTFRNWMNSLGVTPYVNHIYSDLVDALVIFQLYERIQVAVDYKKVNRPPYPALGANMKKLENCNYAVNLGKREARFSLVGIGGENINEGSKMHTLSLVWQLMRRYTLKVLSDLGDGEKVNDQIIIGWVNATLKQGKKDTFINSFKDKLISTSLPVIDLIDTIAPNAIRAEMVKRGDMTETEMLNNAKYAISVSRKIGAKVYALPEDLVEVKPKMVMTVFACLMGRGMNKANG; encoded by the exons ATGGAGAACAACACGACGCAGATTTCCCGGGAGGACCTGGAGGACCTGCGTGAGGCCTTCAATAAGATAG atATTGACAACAGCGGCTATGTGAGCGACTTTGAACTGCAGGAACTCTTCAGGGAGGCAAGCTTCTCGTTGCCTGGGTTCAAGGTTCGAGAAATCGTGGAAAAGTTCATTGCCGGCGACACAAACAAAGATGAAAGGATAAGTTTTGAGGAGTTTGTCTCG ATCTACCAGGAGCTAAAGAGCAAAGAGGTGAGAGAATCCTTCCGGAAGTCCATCACCAGGAGAGACGGAATCCGGTCTTTTGGGGGAACATCGGGCATCTCCAGCGAGGGAACACAGCACTCTTACTCTG ATGAGGAGAAAGTGGCCTTTGTCAACTGGATCAACAAAGCCCTGGCAGATGACCCCGACTGCAAGCACCTTGTTCCCATGGACCCAGAGAACGAGAGCCTCTTCAAGTCCGTGAGGGATGGAATTCTGCTCTg caaaatgattaatttatccCAGCCAGATACTATTGATGAGAGAGTTATAAACACAAAGAAACTGACAACTTTCACAATGACA GAGAACCTGGTGCTGGCCTTAAACTCCGCCTCTGCCATCGGCTGCACGGTCATCAACATCGACGCCCAGGACCTGAAGGACGGAAAGCCCCACCTGGTGCTGGGCCTCCTGTGGCAGATCATCAAGATCGGCCTTTTTGCTGATATCGAGATCTCCAGAAACGAGG cacTCATCGCTCTGCTGGAAGAAGGAGAAGAGCTAGACCACTTGTTGTCCAGGTCTCCGGAAGAACTACTGCTGCGCTGGGTAAACTACCACCTGGACCAGGCGGgctggcagccaatcagcaactTCAGCGATGACATCAAG GACTCCAAAGCCTATTTCCACCTGCTTGATCAAATTTCCCCCAAAGGAGAATGTGCTGATGAGATGAGAATCTTAATCGATATGTCAGGAATTCAT GAGCAGGACGACGAGCAGCGGGCGGAGCTCATGCTGAGGCAGGCAGCGCGTCTGGACTGCAGACAGTTCGTCACGCCCCAGGATGTGGTGGCAGGGAACCACAAGCTCAACATTGCTTTTGTGGCCAACCTGTTCAACATGTACCCGGCCCTGAACAAACCCAAGGACAACGGCATCGACCCGTCTTTGCTGGAAG GGGAGtccagagaggagagaacattCCGGAATTGGATGAACTCTTTGGGCGTGACCCCATATGTCAACCACATATATAG CGACCTTGTGGATGCCCTGGTCATCTTTCAGCTGTACGAGAGGATCCAGGTTGCTGTGGACTACAAGAAGGTCAACCGTCCTCCCTATCCAGCCCTGGGTGCCAACATGAAAAAG CTTGAAAACTGTAACTATGCTGTGAACCTGGGAAAAAGAGAGGCAAGGTTTTCTCTGGTGGGAATCGGTGGGGAGAATATTAACGAGGGCAGTAAGATGCACACCCTTTCCTTGGTGTGGCAACTAATGAGGAG GTATACACTGAAGGTTTTGTCTGATCTTGGGGATGGTGAGAAAGTCAACGATCAAATAATAATCGGCTGGGTGAATGCCACTTTGAAACAAGGAAAAAAGGATACTTTCATCAACAGCTTTAAG gaCAAACTGATCAGCACGAGTCTCCCAGTCATTGATCTGATCGACACCATAGCTCCCAACGCTATCCGAGCGGAGATGGTGAAGAGAGGGGACATGACGGAAACCGAAATGCTGAACAACGCAAA GTACGCCATTTCCGTTTCTCGTAAAATTGGAGCAAAGGTGTACGCGCTGCCTGAAGACCTGGTAGAGGTGAAGCCAAAGATGGTGATGACTGTGTTCGCCTGCTTGATGGGCAGAGGAATGAATAAAGCTAATGGTTGA